A genomic region of Acidiphilium multivorum AIU301 contains the following coding sequences:
- a CDS encoding NAD(P)/FAD-dependent oxidoreductase translates to MPATSDPGIVIIGAGEAGVLAALTLREREYAGPITIIGAERHPPYERPPLSKTVLTAADLPIPTLIGGADMLTGQNILCRSGVVATGLDREARAVQLQDGTRLSYSRLLLATGARPRTLSVPETEARNVLYLRTFNDALALRARLSRGARLVVIGGGFIGLEVAASAVERGCDVTIVEAAPRVLGRAVPAELAAIITTRHRTAGVTIIEGAALAAIEERAVILAGGRALEADVIVVGIGAVPQTCLAEAAGLAIDNGIRVDEHLATDDPAIFAAGDCCSFPHPVFGGRRLRLEAWRNAGEQGRHAANAMLGATESFASIPWFWSEQYGDTLQIAGLPDEGDETVTRDNDGTPFLFHLKSGRIVGASAFGPIGKIARDIRLAEKLIETGACPPATALQDPAVKLKTLLQPRANME, encoded by the coding sequence ATGCCGGCGACAAGTGATCCTGGAATCGTTATCATCGGCGCGGGGGAGGCAGGTGTCCTCGCCGCTCTCACCTTGCGGGAAAGAGAGTACGCTGGCCCCATAACGATCATTGGGGCCGAGCGCCATCCGCCCTATGAGCGTCCGCCGCTATCCAAAACAGTCCTGACGGCGGCCGATCTTCCCATTCCGACGCTCATCGGCGGCGCGGACATGCTCACCGGCCAGAATATTCTCTGTCGGTCAGGGGTTGTGGCAACGGGCCTCGACCGCGAAGCTAGGGCCGTGCAATTGCAAGACGGCACCCGCCTTTCTTATTCCCGCCTTTTACTCGCTACCGGCGCGCGGCCACGAACCCTCAGCGTGCCGGAGACTGAGGCGCGGAATGTGCTGTACCTGCGGACATTCAACGACGCCCTGGCTCTCCGTGCCCGGCTGTCTCGCGGCGCCCGGCTCGTCGTCATCGGCGGCGGCTTCATCGGGCTTGAGGTTGCCGCCAGTGCCGTGGAGCGAGGTTGCGACGTCACCATCGTCGAGGCGGCCCCGCGCGTCTTGGGCCGTGCCGTACCGGCGGAGCTCGCGGCAATCATCACCACGCGCCATCGCACCGCGGGCGTTACCATCATTGAGGGAGCTGCCCTTGCCGCTATCGAGGAGCGCGCCGTCATCCTTGCCGGCGGCAGAGCACTCGAAGCTGACGTCATCGTCGTGGGTATCGGTGCCGTTCCTCAGACATGCCTCGCGGAAGCGGCAGGTCTTGCCATCGACAATGGCATCCGTGTCGATGAGCACCTTGCCACGGACGACCCCGCGATTTTTGCCGCTGGCGATTGTTGCTCTTTCCCGCATCCGGTTTTCGGGGGGCGCCGCCTGCGCCTCGAAGCATGGCGCAATGCGGGGGAGCAAGGCCGCCACGCCGCCAATGCCATGCTGGGCGCAACGGAGTCTTTTGCGTCGATCCCCTGGTTCTGGTCGGAGCAGTATGGCGACACGCTGCAAATTGCGGGCCTGCCCGATGAAGGTGATGAGACCGTAACGCGTGATAATGACGGAACGCCATTTCTCTTTCACCTCAAATCTGGGCGCATCGTGGGGGCGAGCGCCTTCGGTCCCATTGGCAAGATCGCAAGGGACATCAGGCTTGCGGAAAAACTGATCGAAACCGGCGCTTGCCCGCCCGCCACGGCGCTGCAAGACCCGGCAGTTAAACTCAAAACTCTTCTCCAACCTCGTGCGAATATGGAATGA
- a CDS encoding sugar phosphate isomerase/epimerase family protein: MKIALDPFMHRPLSLEQLPSKVAELGYDWIELSPRGDFLEWFKAPRVFPDRIKTFKKALSDAKVGIATLLPMYRWASNDEDERQAAVRHWKRAIEIAVEMGVDTMNSEFGRGLHPDKGTCYCCHTGSMIEACEDAWWRSMEELVPILEREGINLHIEPHPEDWVEPLQPSVDLIRTVNSPRVRFLYCTPHTFYFGDDTVAMLRESADVLAHVHIADTFNHKASSGLRYIINPPGSTARVHQHLNMGQGEVPWDDFYRTLHEIGFDGIMTACVFAWEEKADESGVFMRGEMQRLIDKYWGKE; this comes from the coding sequence ATGAAAATCGCACTCGACCCGTTTATGCACCGTCCTCTCTCTCTCGAGCAACTACCTTCGAAGGTGGCGGAACTCGGCTACGACTGGATCGAGCTCAGCCCGCGCGGCGATTTCCTGGAATGGTTCAAAGCACCGCGCGTTTTCCCGGATCGGATCAAGACCTTCAAGAAGGCACTCTCCGATGCGAAAGTTGGCATCGCGACGCTTCTTCCGATGTACCGTTGGGCTTCCAACGACGAGGACGAACGCCAGGCGGCGGTGCGCCACTGGAAGCGGGCTATCGAAATCGCGGTAGAGATGGGCGTTGACACGATGAATTCCGAATTCGGCCGTGGGCTTCATCCCGACAAGGGCACCTGTTATTGCTGCCACACCGGATCCATGATCGAGGCATGCGAGGATGCCTGGTGGCGCTCCATGGAGGAGCTCGTGCCGATTCTCGAGCGCGAGGGTATCAACCTCCATATTGAACCGCATCCGGAGGACTGGGTCGAACCGCTGCAGCCTTCGGTGGACCTCATCCGTACGGTGAATTCGCCCCGCGTTCGCTTTCTCTACTGCACGCCGCACACATTCTACTTTGGCGATGACACGGTCGCCATGCTGCGCGAGTCCGCCGACGTGCTGGCCCATGTCCATATAGCCGACACCTTCAATCACAAGGCATCCTCGGGCCTGCGTTACATCATCAATCCTCCGGGCTCGACGGCGCGGGTGCACCAGCATCTCAACATGGGGCAGGGCGAGGTGCCATGGGACGATTTCTACCGCACCCTGCATGAAATCGGCTTCGACGGCATCATGACCGCCTGCGTTTTTGCCTGGGAAGAGAAAGCCGACGAGTCCGGCGTCTTCATGCGCGGGGAAATGCAGCGGCTAATTGACAAGTATTGGGGCAAGGAATGA
- a CDS encoding sugar phosphate isomerase/epimerase family protein: protein MKLSICTDVMGNYAFTEMLDKCVALGVEGIEMTGGGWSPAPHFRAEELLADKGLLKQKLKEIEARGLQIAALNCSGNPLDPGELGRKHRKEIEETFTLAGEIGVKKIVTMSGLPEAAPGDTVPNWLVYTKSWPVEMPERDRYQWEERAYPYWHGLVKHAGSVGVEKIALENFSAMLVWNPETLLRLRNEVGPMVGMNLDPSHLFWMGASPIAAARALGDAIHHVHGKDTRIERGLADVNGLLELKEVTDVANRCWNYVAVGAGHDLQWWKEFFSVVGMMGYNDWVSLEMEDFTMSTEAGIQSSIDALQATIIR from the coding sequence ATGAAACTTTCCATCTGCACCGACGTGATGGGCAACTACGCTTTCACAGAAATGCTTGATAAATGCGTGGCGCTCGGCGTTGAGGGCATCGAGATGACCGGCGGCGGCTGGTCTCCCGCGCCGCACTTCCGTGCCGAGGAGCTGCTGGCCGACAAGGGGCTTCTGAAACAGAAGCTCAAGGAGATCGAGGCCCGCGGACTTCAGATCGCCGCCCTCAACTGTTCGGGCAATCCTCTTGACCCTGGAGAGCTGGGTCGAAAGCACCGCAAGGAGATCGAGGAGACCTTTACGCTCGCCGGCGAGATCGGCGTGAAGAAGATCGTCACCATGTCGGGCCTGCCGGAGGCGGCGCCCGGCGACACCGTGCCGAACTGGCTCGTTTATACGAAGTCCTGGCCTGTCGAAATGCCTGAGCGCGACCGCTATCAGTGGGAGGAGCGGGCCTATCCTTATTGGCATGGGCTGGTGAAGCATGCCGGCAGCGTGGGGGTAGAGAAGATCGCGCTCGAGAATTTCTCCGCGATGCTGGTCTGGAACCCAGAAACATTGCTGAGACTGCGCAACGAGGTTGGGCCCATGGTAGGCATGAACCTCGACCCCAGCCATCTCTTCTGGATGGGGGCCTCCCCGATCGCCGCGGCGCGTGCGCTCGGCGACGCCATTCACCATGTCCACGGGAAGGACACACGGATCGAGCGCGGCCTGGCGGATGTCAACGGTTTGCTTGAACTCAAGGAAGTCACCGACGTCGCCAACCGCTGTTGGAACTACGTCGCTGTCGGCGCGGGCCACGATCTGCAATGGTGGAAGGAGTTTTTCTCCGTCGTCGGCATGATGGGCTATAATGACTGGGTGAGCCTGGAGATGGAGGACTTCACCATGTCCACCGAGGCCGGCATCCAGTCTTCCATCGATGCGCTGCAAGCCACCATCATCCGCTGA
- a CDS encoding Gfo/Idh/MocA family oxidoreductase, producing the protein MSLQVGIIGLGMIGQDHLRRLTHTLSDVSVVAVADIDRKRAASIAPAGAELCDTPHALIRSQKVQAVVICSWGPAHEEQLLECIAVGKPVFCEKPMVTSEEGALRVMDAEVAFGRRLVQVGFMRRFDADYRALKAVIDDGSLGLPLIYRSVHRNASVPEGLYTSEMPLNDTLVHDADISRWLLNDEIAGVEVRFPRRSRQGGELRDPTIVLLHMVSGAIVDVEISVNIEYGYDIRGEVSCETGVAALPNRPATVISDRYGIRQAIPADFRERFIEAYDQEFREWIAAASQGTAAGPSVWDGYAATLVADAALRAAQSGRREAVSMKPKAGLYAETSR; encoded by the coding sequence ATGAGCCTTCAGGTCGGCATCATCGGTCTGGGGATGATTGGCCAGGATCATCTCCGCCGCCTTACCCACACGCTCTCCGACGTCTCCGTCGTCGCGGTCGCGGATATCGATCGCAAGCGCGCGGCGTCAATCGCTCCCGCTGGCGCCGAGCTATGCGACACCCCCCACGCTCTGATCCGGTCGCAGAAGGTGCAAGCGGTCGTCATATGTTCCTGGGGCCCGGCGCATGAGGAGCAACTGCTCGAATGCATTGCCGTCGGCAAGCCCGTCTTTTGCGAAAAGCCGATGGTGACATCGGAAGAAGGCGCACTGCGCGTGATGGATGCGGAAGTTGCCTTCGGGCGGCGTCTTGTTCAGGTCGGTTTCATGCGCCGGTTCGATGCCGACTATCGTGCGCTCAAGGCGGTGATCGACGATGGTAGCCTCGGCTTGCCGTTGATCTATCGATCGGTTCATCGCAACGCTTCCGTCCCGGAGGGGCTCTACACCTCGGAGATGCCCCTCAACGACACACTGGTGCATGATGCTGACATCTCGCGCTGGCTGCTCAACGATGAGATAGCCGGCGTGGAGGTGCGGTTTCCCCGCCGGTCCCGGCAGGGAGGGGAACTTCGCGACCCGACCATCGTTCTGTTGCACATGGTCTCGGGTGCGATTGTCGATGTCGAGATCTCGGTCAATATCGAGTACGGCTACGACATCCGCGGCGAGGTGAGTTGCGAGACCGGTGTGGCTGCTCTTCCAAACCGGCCCGCGACGGTTATCTCGGACCGATATGGCATACGCCAGGCAATCCCTGCGGACTTCCGGGAGCGTTTCATCGAAGCCTACGATCAGGAGTTCCGCGAATGGATCGCGGCGGCCAGCCAGGGAACGGCGGCGGGGCCCTCGGTGTGGGACGGCTATGCGGCCACGCTGGTCGCCGACGCCGCGCTGCGCGCTGCGCAAAGCGGCCGCCGCGAGGCGGTCAGCATGAAGCCTAAGGCCGGCCTCTATGCCGAAACATCAAGATAG
- a CDS encoding sugar phosphate isomerase/epimerase family protein, giving the protein MQKLLIFQSLWGMQRLLGEAEEPSLAAKIERIAAAGFDGVTDHFYDRAHVVPLMALLKDYGLTIEGQVFPRTVADLEPALDVAGEFGCHHITIQAMACPMTVDACLPILEGWQRLAEKAGVAVNIETHRGRMTNDLLFTLQLLDVFPNLRFTADLSHYVNAREMELPIPAETEAAINRILDHAWAFHGRVAGSHQVQLPLIFPQHQPWVTQFERWWRMGFAKWRERAAPDATFSFTCELGPAPCAITGPDGQDLTDRWAEALLLREKAHSLWT; this is encoded by the coding sequence ATGCAGAAACTCCTGATTTTCCAATCCCTCTGGGGCATGCAGCGCTTGCTGGGCGAAGCGGAGGAGCCAAGCCTCGCGGCAAAAATCGAGCGGATTGCGGCGGCGGGGTTCGATGGCGTGACCGATCATTTCTATGACCGCGCCCATGTGGTCCCCCTGATGGCTTTGCTCAAGGATTACGGTCTGACCATTGAGGGGCAGGTTTTTCCGCGCACGGTAGCTGATCTGGAGCCGGCGCTGGATGTTGCCGGCGAGTTCGGCTGTCACCACATCACCATCCAGGCGATGGCCTGCCCCATGACGGTCGATGCCTGCCTGCCGATTTTGGAAGGCTGGCAAAGACTGGCGGAGAAGGCAGGTGTCGCGGTCAATATCGAGACACACCGTGGCCGGATGACCAACGACCTGCTGTTCACGTTGCAGCTTCTTGATGTTTTCCCGAATCTGCGTTTCACCGCCGACCTCTCGCATTACGTCAATGCGCGCGAGATGGAGTTGCCCATCCCCGCGGAGACTGAAGCCGCGATCAACCGCATTCTGGACCACGCCTGGGCCTTTCATGGCCGGGTCGCTGGCTCGCACCAGGTTCAGTTGCCACTGATTTTTCCGCAACATCAGCCTTGGGTTACGCAGTTCGAGCGTTGGTGGCGCATGGGTTTCGCCAAATGGCGGGAGCGCGCCGCGCCTGACGCCACTTTTTCCTTCACCTGCGAGCTTGGCCCGGCCCCTTGTGCCATCACGGGGCCGGACGGTCAGGATTTGACCGACCGCTGGGCCGAGGCTCTGCTGTTGAGAGAGAAGGCGCACAGCCTCTGGACTTGA
- a CDS encoding IS1380 family transposase: MPATVETTPCLPGLSPVAGKPVLARFDGEMLSSDGGLLALREVEKRLGIAAQLAACIDDPRTPERVQHGLDEIIRFRMLMIAAGYEDGNDADRLRNDPMFKLAMERLPEAGDLCSQATISRTENLPGPRALLRMGLAMVEHYCASFRTIPNRVVLDIDDTFDAAHGAQQLCLFNAHHDEYGFQPIVVFDGDGRMLAAVLRPACRPKGAQIVKWLRRLIDAIRSHWPRTAIMLRGDSHYCTPEVLRFCRARRLDYIFGVAPTTTLRKHVIALEASTTARAQQAPGEKIRRFKEFNDGAASWDRVERIIARVEAGPLGVDTRFIVTSLKAGSPRTLYQEIYCARGQAENHIKAWKTHLAADRTSCSRASANQMRLFLHIGAYWLMWSLRSLMPRRSRWRGIQFDTLRLRLIKLAVRLETLKRSIRLHLPRSMPDQAILGYALARLPRLVI; encoded by the coding sequence ATGCCCGCCACGGTTGAAACTACCCCATGCCTCCCCGGTCTGTCACCTGTCGCCGGCAAACCGGTGCTGGCCCGCTTCGACGGCGAGATGCTGTCCTCTGACGGCGGTCTGCTGGCATTGCGCGAGGTCGAGAAGCGGCTGGGGATTGCCGCGCAGTTGGCGGCCTGCATCGATGATCCGCGCACGCCGGAGCGTGTCCAGCATGGGCTCGACGAGATCATTCGGTTTCGCATGTTGATGATCGCGGCCGGTTACGAGGATGGCAACGACGCCGACCGGTTGCGCAACGACCCGATGTTCAAACTCGCGATGGAGCGTCTGCCCGAGGCGGGCGATTTATGCTCGCAAGCGACGATTTCACGCACCGAGAATTTGCCCGGGCCTCGCGCGCTGCTGCGCATGGGCCTGGCGATGGTCGAGCATTATTGCGCGAGTTTTCGCACCATACCCAACCGGGTCGTGCTCGATATCGACGATACCTTCGATGCCGCTCACGGCGCGCAGCAACTCTGCTTGTTCAACGCACACCACGATGAGTACGGTTTCCAGCCGATTGTGGTATTCGACGGCGACGGCCGGATGCTCGCCGCGGTGCTGCGTCCGGCGTGTCGGCCAAAAGGGGCCCAGATCGTCAAATGGTTGCGCCGGCTGATCGACGCCATTCGCAGCCACTGGCCCCGCACCGCGATCATGCTGCGCGGTGATTCGCACTACTGCACGCCGGAGGTGCTGCGGTTCTGTCGGGCGCGTCGCCTCGATTACATCTTCGGCGTCGCACCGACCACGACGCTGCGCAAGCACGTCATCGCGCTGGAGGCCAGCACCACGGCGCGCGCGCAACAAGCTCCGGGAGAGAAAATCCGGCGCTTCAAAGAGTTCAATGATGGCGCAGCAAGCTGGGACCGCGTCGAGCGGATCATCGCCCGCGTCGAGGCCGGGCCGCTGGGGGTCGATACCCGCTTCATCGTCACCAGCCTGAAGGCTGGTTCCCCGCGCACCCTGTATCAAGAGATCTACTGCGCGCGCGGCCAGGCCGAGAACCATATCAAGGCGTGGAAGACCCATCTTGCCGCCGACCGGACCTCGTGCTCGCGGGCCAGCGCCAACCAGATGCGCCTGTTTCTGCATATCGGCGCCTACTGGCTGATGTGGAGTTTGCGCTCCCTGATGCCGCGCCGGTCGCGCTGGCGTGGTATCCAGTTCGATACCCTGCGCCTGCGCCTGATCAAACTCGCCGTCCGCCTCGAAACCCTGAAACGCTCGATCCGCCTGCATCTGCCGCGCTCAATGCCAGACCAGGCAATCCTCGGCTACGCCCTGGCCAGACTGCCCAGGCTGGTCATCTGA
- a CDS encoding putative quinol monooxygenase, which yields MCKFIITITLEPGMRDRILDRAVEAQRAMRAESGCFAYDFFTCTDDPDKLLSWKLGPTRPRTTSIWRKNTRRLSSPSMSSSIAR from the coding sequence ATGTGCAAATTCATCATAACCATCACGCTTGAGCCTGGAATGCGCGACCGCATTCTTGACCGTGCGGTGGAGGCACAGCGCGCGATGCGCGCCGAAAGCGGCTGCTTCGCGTATGACTTTTTTACCTGCACGGATGATCCCGACAAACTGCTTTCTTGGAAGCTTGGGCCGACAAGGCCGCGCACGACTTCCATATGGCGCAAAAATACACGCAGGCTTTCGTCGCCTTCCATGAGCAGTTCCATCGCAAGATGA
- a CDS encoding fatty acid desaturase family protein, whose amino-acid sequence MEAIVMERRDYSLVGAEAHRAEERGLTSGNWYAHPIPRKQMKELMRRKDGPAIRDTVIWLGVMLVCAILGVHFWGSWLAVPFFAVYGVLYGSASDSRWHECGHGTAFKTAWMNNAVYQLACFMIMREPTVWRWSHTRHHTDTIIVGRDPEISFKRPPDFVGVLLNVFALKSSFFALQKLAIHASGRLAPEEETFIPKMEQKKVFLVARIYIAILLTVAALSFGLHSWIPAMLVGLPTLYGGALSIVYGATQHAGLCEDVLDHRLNSRTVYMNPINRFVYWNMNYHVEHHMFPMVPYHALPTLHELIKAECPQPYPSILAAYREIIPALLKQRRDPNYHIVRELPRATQLASVDATAQPAEKTITENMKCPNG is encoded by the coding sequence ATGGAGGCGATTGTGATGGAACGCAGAGATTACAGCTTGGTGGGCGCGGAGGCACATCGTGCCGAGGAGCGAGGACTCACTTCGGGGAATTGGTATGCGCACCCTATTCCGCGTAAGCAGATGAAAGAACTGATGCGCCGCAAGGATGGCCCCGCCATCCGCGACACGGTGATCTGGCTCGGCGTCATGCTCGTTTGCGCGATCCTCGGTGTCCATTTCTGGGGCAGTTGGCTCGCGGTTCCGTTCTTTGCGGTTTACGGCGTACTCTATGGTTCGGCCTCTGACTCGCGCTGGCACGAGTGCGGCCATGGCACGGCCTTTAAGACGGCATGGATGAATAACGCCGTTTATCAGCTTGCCTGTTTCATGATCATGCGAGAACCAACGGTCTGGCGGTGGAGCCATACGCGGCACCATACCGACACCATCATCGTTGGGCGCGACCCGGAGATTTCTTTCAAACGGCCGCCAGATTTCGTAGGCGTCCTGCTCAATGTCTTCGCCCTGAAATCGAGCTTTTTCGCGCTGCAAAAACTTGCGATCCATGCGTCCGGCCGGCTGGCTCCAGAGGAGGAGACCTTCATCCCCAAGATGGAGCAGAAAAAAGTGTTTCTCGTCGCGCGGATCTATATCGCCATTCTGCTCACTGTCGCAGCACTCTCGTTCGGCCTGCATAGCTGGATTCCGGCGATGCTCGTGGGCCTGCCCACGCTCTATGGCGGCGCGCTTTCCATCGTCTATGGCGCGACGCAGCATGCGGGGCTTTGCGAGGACGTGCTGGACCATCGGCTGAACAGCCGCACCGTCTACATGAACCCGATCAATCGCTTCGTCTACTGGAATATGAATTATCACGTTGAGCACCACATGTTTCCGATGGTGCCCTATCATGCGCTGCCTACTTTGCATGAACTGATCAAGGCGGAATGCCCGCAACCTTATCCCAGCATCCTTGCCGCCTATCGGGAGATCATCCCGGCTTTGCTGAAGCAGCGCCGCGACCCGAACTACCATATCGTGCGTGAGTTGCCCCGCGCCACGCAGCTGGCATCCGTGGATGCGACGGCACAACCGGCCGAAAAAACAATAACGGAGAACATGAAATGCCCCAATGGATAA
- a CDS encoding Gfo/Idh/MocA family protein: MINGERTISQPLRWGMVGGGRTGQVGYKHRTGALRDSTYRLVAGAFDLNAARGRDFGINLGVSEDRCYATYQELICGERSREDGVDVVSVATPNFTHYEITKALLEANIHVICEKPLFFSTAECEEIAALAERKELIVGVTYGFTGHPMVRQMAAMVARGMLGEIRLVDMQYTHGFNAGDDADAPDAVKWRTNPKTAGATFVLGDIGTHVYYLSEIVLPHLKVEKLLCDRKAFIPSRAPLEDHATVLMHYDNGARGRLWVSSVNAGNMGSQRYRFIGSKASVEWSDSHPDQLIYEVQGEPVRIMHHGMLYLEEESLAIDRMGALHTEGLGDSWANIYLWIAQAIDAKARGDEAFLKTHHYPGIKAGTDGVRWLENCVRSADAGAAWVDFK; this comes from the coding sequence ATGATCAACGGAGAACGCACCATCAGTCAGCCTCTGCGCTGGGGTATGGTCGGGGGTGGTCGGACCGGCCAGGTTGGCTACAAGCATCGCACCGGGGCGTTACGCGACAGCACCTATCGCCTGGTTGCCGGCGCCTTCGATTTGAATGCCGCGCGAGGGCGTGACTTTGGCATCAATCTCGGCGTCTCTGAGGATCGCTGCTATGCAACCTATCAAGAACTCATTTGCGGCGAAAGGAGCCGTGAGGATGGTGTTGACGTCGTTTCCGTAGCAACGCCGAATTTCACCCATTACGAGATCACCAAGGCGCTTCTCGAAGCCAATATCCATGTGATCTGTGAAAAGCCACTGTTTTTTTCAACGGCTGAATGCGAGGAGATTGCCGCGCTCGCCGAGCGCAAGGAGCTGATTGTCGGCGTCACTTACGGCTTCACCGGGCATCCCATGGTGCGGCAGATGGCGGCCATGGTCGCCAGAGGAATGCTCGGCGAGATCCGTCTCGTTGACATGCAGTATACCCACGGTTTCAACGCCGGCGATGACGCCGATGCGCCGGATGCCGTGAAGTGGCGCACCAACCCGAAGACCGCCGGCGCGACATTCGTTTTGGGCGACATCGGAACACATGTCTACTACCTTTCCGAGATTGTGCTGCCGCATCTCAAGGTTGAAAAGCTGCTCTGCGACCGCAAGGCCTTCATCCCGAGCCGCGCACCACTCGAAGATCATGCGACGGTTCTCATGCATTACGACAATGGTGCGCGTGGGCGCCTTTGGGTTTCATCGGTCAACGCCGGCAATATGGGGTCGCAACGCTACCGCTTCATCGGCTCGAAAGCCTCGGTCGAGTGGTCCGACAGTCATCCCGATCAGCTGATTTACGAGGTTCAGGGCGAGCCCGTTCGGATCATGCATCACGGCATGCTTTACCTCGAAGAGGAAAGCCTCGCCATCGACCGAATGGGCGCCCTGCACACCGAGGGGTTGGGGGATAGCTGGGCAAACATCTACCTCTGGATTGCCCAGGCGATCGACGCGAAGGCACGCGGCGACGAGGCCTTCCTGAAGACCCATCACTACCCGGGCATCAAGGCCGGCACCGACGGTGTGCGCTGGCTGGAGAATTGTGTGCGCTCGGCCGATGCGGGCGCTGCCTGGGTCGATTTCAAATAA
- a CDS encoding Gfo/Idh/MocA family oxidoreductase: MRIGLVGYGTGGQHFHAPFIAAARGVALAGIVARAPETIAKAKADFPDAPIYPSLQGMLSAGVDAVTITTPPQTRQDLVLEAIAAGVHVIADKPFAPSAAAGRALAQAAKDRGVTLGVYHNRRWDADIQTLQKLLLEGPLGKLWRLHSRMDFDDPATLEAGPTGGLLWDLGSHVVDQAMWLIGPVVSVDAQLDTVVLPQGPTDAGFVLTLRHTSGVHSHISASKVNRLNTRELRAYGSAGSYVAAGTDVQAQALFAGKRPINNPDSWGYDDEAHWGILRTADGATKIPSEQGRYHAYYEAFAEAVRTGGQPPVTAEEAIAVLAVLDAARISAAEGRVVSID; the protein is encoded by the coding sequence ATCCGCATCGGCCTTGTTGGATATGGGACGGGCGGACAGCATTTTCATGCGCCCTTCATCGCGGCTGCCCGAGGCGTGGCGCTTGCAGGCATCGTTGCGCGGGCGCCTGAGACGATCGCCAAGGCAAAGGCAGATTTCCCCGATGCCCCGATCTATCCGAGTCTGCAGGGTATGCTCTCGGCCGGAGTAGATGCCGTGACAATCACCACACCCCCGCAAACGCGGCAGGATCTGGTGCTAGAAGCGATTGCGGCCGGGGTGCACGTGATCGCCGATAAACCCTTCGCGCCGAGTGCGGCGGCGGGACGGGCGCTGGCGCAGGCGGCAAAGGACAGGGGCGTGACGCTCGGAGTCTATCACAACCGCCGCTGGGATGCCGACATCCAGACCTTGCAAAAGCTGCTTCTGGAGGGCCCGCTCGGCAAGTTGTGGCGGCTGCATTCACGCATGGATTTTGACGATCCCGCAACGCTGGAGGCGGGCCCCACTGGAGGGCTACTCTGGGATCTCGGTAGCCATGTCGTTGATCAGGCGATGTGGCTTATTGGTCCTGTTGTCTCGGTTGATGCCCAGCTCGACACGGTCGTCTTGCCGCAAGGACCGACGGATGCGGGTTTCGTGCTCACGCTTCGCCATACGAGCGGTGTGCATTCTCATATCTCGGCGAGCAAGGTCAACCGGCTCAACACGCGTGAGTTGCGCGCCTATGGCTCAGCGGGCAGTTACGTTGCTGCCGGGACAGACGTTCAGGCTCAGGCGCTTTTTGCCGGCAAGCGCCCAATCAACAATCCTGACAGTTGGGGATATGATGACGAGGCTCACTGGGGAATTTTGCGGACAGCCGACGGCGCGACGAAGATCCCTTCGGAGCAAGGGCGGTATCACGCGTATTACGAGGCCTTCGCCGAGGCTGTGCGGACAGGAGGCCAACCGCCCGTTACCGCTGAGGAGGCCATCGCCGTTCTCGCCGTGCTTGACGCTGCACGTATCAGTGCGGCCGAAGGTCGGGTGGTCAGCATCGATTGA
- a CDS encoding MocE family 2Fe-2S type ferredoxin: protein MPQWINACAANEIDEEDVIRFDHEGQSLAIYRLDDDRFFATSGFCTHENVHLSDGLVMGRIVECPKHNGRFDIPTGQAKGAPACINLRTFLVKVEDGRIFVDLG from the coding sequence ATGCCCCAATGGATAAATGCCTGTGCGGCAAACGAAATCGATGAGGAAGATGTTATTCGCTTCGACCATGAGGGACAAAGCCTCGCCATCTACCGGCTGGACGATGACCGTTTTTTTGCGACCAGCGGTTTCTGCACGCACGAGAATGTGCATCTCTCGGACGGTCTCGTAATGGGCCGCATTGTCGAATGCCCCAAGCATAATGGCCGTTTCGACATACCAACCGGCCAGGCCAAGGGCGCGCCGGCCTGCATCAATCTCAGGACTTTTCTGGTGAAGGTTGAAGATGGCCGTATTTTTGTTGATCTTGGTTGA